Proteins encoded by one window of Macaca mulatta isolate MMU2019108-1 chromosome 10, T2T-MMU8v2.0, whole genome shotgun sequence:
- the NCAPH2 gene encoding condensin-2 complex subunit H2 isoform X2, which translates to MEDVEARFAHLLQPIRDLTKNWEVDVAAQLGEYLEELDQICISFDEGKTTMNFIEAALLIQGSACVYSKKVEYLYSLVYQALDFISGKRRAKQLSSVQEDRANGDASSGAPQEAENEFLSLDDFPDSRTNVDLKNDQAPSEVLILPLLPMALVAPDEVEKNNSPLYSRQGEVLASRKDFRMNTCVPHPRGAFMLEPEGMSPVEPAGASMPRTQKDAGRTEEQPMEVSVCRSPVPALGFSQDPGPSPEGPAPLGGGEDEDAEEAVDLPEASAPKATLEPEEPRSPQQSAALPRRYMLREREGAPEPASCMKETPEPWQSLDPFDSLESKPFKKGRPYSVPPCVEEAPGQKRKRKSAAKLQDFHQWYLAAYADHADSRRPRRKGPSFADMEVLYWTHVKEQLETLRKLQRREVAEQWLPRAEEGLWSAEEDHLEDSLEDLGAADDFLEPEEYVEPEGADPREAADLDTVPVSLSYEELVRRNVELFIATSQKFVQETELSQRIRDWEDTVQPLLQEQEQHVPFDIHTYGDQVVSRFPQLNEWCPFAELVAGQPAFEVCRSMLASLQLANDYTVEITQQPGLETAVDTMSLRLLTHQRAHKRFQTYTAPSMAQP; encoded by the exons CTGGATCAGATCTGCATTTCTTTTGACGAAGGCAAGACCACAATGAACTTCATTGAGGCAGCGTTGTTGATCCAGGGCTCTGCCTGCGTCTACAGTAAGAAG GTGGAATACCTCTACTCGCTCGTCTACCAGGCCCTTGATTTCATCTCTGGAAAGAG GCGGGCCAAGCAGCTCTCTTCGGTGCAGGAGGACAGGGCCAATGGGGATGCCAGCTCTGGGGccccccaggaggcagagaatgaG TTCCTGTCGCTGGATGACTTCCCTGACTCCCGGACTAACGTGGATCTCAAGAACGATCAGGCGCCCAGC GAGGTCCTCATCCTCCCCCTCCTGCCCATGGCCCTGGTGGCCCCTGATGAAGTGGAGAAGAACAACAGTCCCCTGTACAG CCGTCAGGGTGAGGTCCTGGCCAGCCGGAAGGATTTCAGGATGAACACGTGCGTTCCCCACCCCAGAGGGGCTTTCATGTTGGAGCCAGAGGGCATGTCCCCCGTGGAGCCAGCAGGCGCTTCCATGCCAAGGACCCAGAAGG ATGCCGGGAGAACTGAGGAGCAGCCAATGGAAGTTTCCGTGTGCAGGAGCCCTGTCCCAGCACTTGGCTTCTCCCAGGACCCAG GCCCCTCTCCAGAAGGCCCGGCGCCCCTGGGCGGGGGTGAGGACGAGGATGCAGAGGAGGCAGTAGACCTTCCTGAGGCCTCGGCCCCCAAGGCCACTCTGGAGCCCGAGGAGCCCAGGAGCCCGCAGCAG AGTGCTGCCCTGCCCAGGAGGTACATGCTGCGGGAGCGAGAGGGGGCCCCAGAGCCTGCATCCTGCATGAAG GAGACTCCAGAGCCCTGGCAGAGCCTGGACCCCTTTGACTCCCTGGAGTCTAAGCCCTTCAAGAAAG GTAGGCCTTACTCTGTGCCCCCCTGTGTGGAGGAGGCTCCGGGACAGAAGCGCAAGAGGAAGAGTGCTGCCAAGCTGCAGGACTTCCACCAGTGGTACCTGGCTGCCT ATGCTGACCATGCTGACAGCCGGAGGCCTCGGCGAAAGGGTCCGTCCTTTGCAG ACATGGAGGTCCTGTACTGGACACACGTGAAGGAGCAGTTGGAAACTCTCCGGAAGCTGCAGAGGAGGGAG GTGGCCGAGCAGTGGCTGCCGAGGGCCGAGGAGGGGCTGTGGTCTGCAGAGGAGGACCACCTGGAGGATTCTCTGGAAGACCTGGGGGCAGCAG ATGACTTTCTAGAACCTGAGGAGTATGTGGAGCCTGAGGGAGCAGACCCCAGGGAAGCTGCTGACCTTG ACACAGTGCCGGTGTCCCTGAGCTACGAGGAGCTGGTTCGAAGGAACGTG GAGCTCTTCATCGCCACCTCCCAGAAGTTTGTCCAGGAGACAGAGCTGAGCCAGCGCATCAGGGACTGGGAGGACACAGTGCAGCCTCTGCTCCAGGAGCAG GAGCAGCATGTACCCTTTGACATCCACACCTATGGGGACCAGGTGGTCTCACGGTTCCCCCAGCTCAATGAGTGGTGTCCCTTTGCGGAGCTGGTGGCTGGCCAGCCGGCCTTCGAGGTGTGTCGTTCTATGCTGGCCTCCCTGCAGCTG GCCAATGACTACACAGTGGAGATCACCCAGCAGCCTGGGCTGGAGACGGCCGTGGACACCATGTCCCTGAGACTGCTCACACACCAGCGAGCCCACAAGCGCTTCCAGACCTACACTGCCCCCTCCATGGCCCAGCCCTGA
- the NCAPH2 gene encoding condensin-2 complex subunit H2 isoform X1, whose translation MEDVEARFAHLLQPIRDLTKNWEVDVAAQLGEYLEELDQICISFDEGKTTMNFIEAALLIQGSACVYSKKVEYLYSLVYQALDFISGKRRAKQLSSVQEDRANGDASSGAPQEAENEFLSLDDFPDSRTNVDLKNDQAPSEVLILPLLPMALVAPDEVEKNNSPLYSRQGEVLASRKDFRMNTCVPHPRGAFMLEPEGMSPVEPAGASMPRTQKDAGRTEEQPMEVSVCRSPVPALGFSQDPGPSPEGPAPLGGGEDEDAEEAVDLPEASAPKATLEPEEPRSPQQSAALPRRYMLREREGAPEPASCMKETPEPWQSLDPFDSLESKPFKKGRPYSVPPCVEEAPGQKRKRKSAAKLQDFHQWYLAAYADHADSRRPRRKGPSFADMEVLYWTHVKEQLETLRKLQRREVAEQWLPRAEEGLWSAEEDHLEDSLEDLGAAADDFLEPEEYVEPEGADPREAADLDTVPVSLSYEELVRRNVELFIATSQKFVQETELSQRIRDWEDTVQPLLQEQEQHVPFDIHTYGDQVVSRFPQLNEWCPFAELVAGQPAFEVCRSMLASLQLANDYTVEITQQPGLETAVDTMSLRLLTHQRAHKRFQTYTAPSMAQP comes from the exons CTGGATCAGATCTGCATTTCTTTTGACGAAGGCAAGACCACAATGAACTTCATTGAGGCAGCGTTGTTGATCCAGGGCTCTGCCTGCGTCTACAGTAAGAAG GTGGAATACCTCTACTCGCTCGTCTACCAGGCCCTTGATTTCATCTCTGGAAAGAG GCGGGCCAAGCAGCTCTCTTCGGTGCAGGAGGACAGGGCCAATGGGGATGCCAGCTCTGGGGccccccaggaggcagagaatgaG TTCCTGTCGCTGGATGACTTCCCTGACTCCCGGACTAACGTGGATCTCAAGAACGATCAGGCGCCCAGC GAGGTCCTCATCCTCCCCCTCCTGCCCATGGCCCTGGTGGCCCCTGATGAAGTGGAGAAGAACAACAGTCCCCTGTACAG CCGTCAGGGTGAGGTCCTGGCCAGCCGGAAGGATTTCAGGATGAACACGTGCGTTCCCCACCCCAGAGGGGCTTTCATGTTGGAGCCAGAGGGCATGTCCCCCGTGGAGCCAGCAGGCGCTTCCATGCCAAGGACCCAGAAGG ATGCCGGGAGAACTGAGGAGCAGCCAATGGAAGTTTCCGTGTGCAGGAGCCCTGTCCCAGCACTTGGCTTCTCCCAGGACCCAG GCCCCTCTCCAGAAGGCCCGGCGCCCCTGGGCGGGGGTGAGGACGAGGATGCAGAGGAGGCAGTAGACCTTCCTGAGGCCTCGGCCCCCAAGGCCACTCTGGAGCCCGAGGAGCCCAGGAGCCCGCAGCAG AGTGCTGCCCTGCCCAGGAGGTACATGCTGCGGGAGCGAGAGGGGGCCCCAGAGCCTGCATCCTGCATGAAG GAGACTCCAGAGCCCTGGCAGAGCCTGGACCCCTTTGACTCCCTGGAGTCTAAGCCCTTCAAGAAAG GTAGGCCTTACTCTGTGCCCCCCTGTGTGGAGGAGGCTCCGGGACAGAAGCGCAAGAGGAAGAGTGCTGCCAAGCTGCAGGACTTCCACCAGTGGTACCTGGCTGCCT ATGCTGACCATGCTGACAGCCGGAGGCCTCGGCGAAAGGGTCCGTCCTTTGCAG ACATGGAGGTCCTGTACTGGACACACGTGAAGGAGCAGTTGGAAACTCTCCGGAAGCTGCAGAGGAGGGAG GTGGCCGAGCAGTGGCTGCCGAGGGCCGAGGAGGGGCTGTGGTCTGCAGAGGAGGACCACCTGGAGGATTCTCTGGAAGACCTGGGGGCAGCAG cAGATGACTTTCTAGAACCTGAGGAGTATGTGGAGCCTGAGGGAGCAGACCCCAGGGAAGCTGCTGACCTTG ACACAGTGCCGGTGTCCCTGAGCTACGAGGAGCTGGTTCGAAGGAACGTG GAGCTCTTCATCGCCACCTCCCAGAAGTTTGTCCAGGAGACAGAGCTGAGCCAGCGCATCAGGGACTGGGAGGACACAGTGCAGCCTCTGCTCCAGGAGCAG GAGCAGCATGTACCCTTTGACATCCACACCTATGGGGACCAGGTGGTCTCACGGTTCCCCCAGCTCAATGAGTGGTGTCCCTTTGCGGAGCTGGTGGCTGGCCAGCCGGCCTTCGAGGTGTGTCGTTCTATGCTGGCCTCCCTGCAGCTG GCCAATGACTACACAGTGGAGATCACCCAGCAGCCTGGGCTGGAGACGGCCGTGGACACCATGTCCCTGAGACTGCTCACACACCAGCGAGCCCACAAGCGCTTCCAGACCTACACTGCCCCCTCCATGGCCCAGCCCTGA
- the NCAPH2 gene encoding condensin-2 complex subunit H2 isoform X4 — protein MNFIEAALLIQGSACVYSKKVEYLYSLVYQALDFISGKRRAKQLSSVQEDRANGDASSGAPQEAENEFLSLDDFPDSRTNVDLKNDQAPSEVLILPLLPMALVAPDEVEKNNSPLYSRQGEVLASRKDFRMNTCVPHPRGAFMLEPEGMSPVEPAGASMPRTQKDAGRTEEQPMEVSVCRSPVPALGFSQDPGPSPEGPAPLGGGEDEDAEEAVDLPEASAPKATLEPEEPRSPQQSAALPRRYMLREREGAPEPASCMKETPEPWQSLDPFDSLESKPFKKGRPYSVPPCVEEAPGQKRKRKSAAKLQDFHQWYLAAYADHADSRRPRRKGPSFADMEVLYWTHVKEQLETLRKLQRREVAEQWLPRAEEGLWSAEEDHLEDSLEDLGAADDFLEPEEYVEPEGADPREAADLDTVPVSLSYEELVRRNVELFIATSQKFVQETELSQRIRDWEDTVQPLLQEQEQHVPFDIHTYGDQVVSRFPQLNEWCPFAELVAGQPAFEVCRSMLASLQLANDYTVEITQQPGLETAVDTMSLRLLTHQRAHKRFQTYTAPSMAQP, from the exons ATGAACTTCATTGAGGCAGCGTTGTTGATCCAGGGCTCTGCCTGCGTCTACAGTAAGAAG GTGGAATACCTCTACTCGCTCGTCTACCAGGCCCTTGATTTCATCTCTGGAAAGAG GCGGGCCAAGCAGCTCTCTTCGGTGCAGGAGGACAGGGCCAATGGGGATGCCAGCTCTGGGGccccccaggaggcagagaatgaG TTCCTGTCGCTGGATGACTTCCCTGACTCCCGGACTAACGTGGATCTCAAGAACGATCAGGCGCCCAGC GAGGTCCTCATCCTCCCCCTCCTGCCCATGGCCCTGGTGGCCCCTGATGAAGTGGAGAAGAACAACAGTCCCCTGTACAG CCGTCAGGGTGAGGTCCTGGCCAGCCGGAAGGATTTCAGGATGAACACGTGCGTTCCCCACCCCAGAGGGGCTTTCATGTTGGAGCCAGAGGGCATGTCCCCCGTGGAGCCAGCAGGCGCTTCCATGCCAAGGACCCAGAAGG ATGCCGGGAGAACTGAGGAGCAGCCAATGGAAGTTTCCGTGTGCAGGAGCCCTGTCCCAGCACTTGGCTTCTCCCAGGACCCAG GCCCCTCTCCAGAAGGCCCGGCGCCCCTGGGCGGGGGTGAGGACGAGGATGCAGAGGAGGCAGTAGACCTTCCTGAGGCCTCGGCCCCCAAGGCCACTCTGGAGCCCGAGGAGCCCAGGAGCCCGCAGCAG AGTGCTGCCCTGCCCAGGAGGTACATGCTGCGGGAGCGAGAGGGGGCCCCAGAGCCTGCATCCTGCATGAAG GAGACTCCAGAGCCCTGGCAGAGCCTGGACCCCTTTGACTCCCTGGAGTCTAAGCCCTTCAAGAAAG GTAGGCCTTACTCTGTGCCCCCCTGTGTGGAGGAGGCTCCGGGACAGAAGCGCAAGAGGAAGAGTGCTGCCAAGCTGCAGGACTTCCACCAGTGGTACCTGGCTGCCT ATGCTGACCATGCTGACAGCCGGAGGCCTCGGCGAAAGGGTCCGTCCTTTGCAG ACATGGAGGTCCTGTACTGGACACACGTGAAGGAGCAGTTGGAAACTCTCCGGAAGCTGCAGAGGAGGGAG GTGGCCGAGCAGTGGCTGCCGAGGGCCGAGGAGGGGCTGTGGTCTGCAGAGGAGGACCACCTGGAGGATTCTCTGGAAGACCTGGGGGCAGCAG ATGACTTTCTAGAACCTGAGGAGTATGTGGAGCCTGAGGGAGCAGACCCCAGGGAAGCTGCTGACCTTG ACACAGTGCCGGTGTCCCTGAGCTACGAGGAGCTGGTTCGAAGGAACGTG GAGCTCTTCATCGCCACCTCCCAGAAGTTTGTCCAGGAGACAGAGCTGAGCCAGCGCATCAGGGACTGGGAGGACACAGTGCAGCCTCTGCTCCAGGAGCAG GAGCAGCATGTACCCTTTGACATCCACACCTATGGGGACCAGGTGGTCTCACGGTTCCCCCAGCTCAATGAGTGGTGTCCCTTTGCGGAGCTGGTGGCTGGCCAGCCGGCCTTCGAGGTGTGTCGTTCTATGCTGGCCTCCCTGCAGCTG GCCAATGACTACACAGTGGAGATCACCCAGCAGCCTGGGCTGGAGACGGCCGTGGACACCATGTCCCTGAGACTGCTCACACACCAGCGAGCCCACAAGCGCTTCCAGACCTACACTGCCCCCTCCATGGCCCAGCCCTGA
- the NCAPH2 gene encoding condensin-2 complex subunit H2 isoform X3: MNFIEAALLIQGSACVYSKKVEYLYSLVYQALDFISGKRRAKQLSSVQEDRANGDASSGAPQEAENEFLSLDDFPDSRTNVDLKNDQAPSEVLILPLLPMALVAPDEVEKNNSPLYSRQGEVLASRKDFRMNTCVPHPRGAFMLEPEGMSPVEPAGASMPRTQKDAGRTEEQPMEVSVCRSPVPALGFSQDPGPSPEGPAPLGGGEDEDAEEAVDLPEASAPKATLEPEEPRSPQQSAALPRRYMLREREGAPEPASCMKETPEPWQSLDPFDSLESKPFKKGRPYSVPPCVEEAPGQKRKRKSAAKLQDFHQWYLAAYADHADSRRPRRKGPSFADMEVLYWTHVKEQLETLRKLQRREVAEQWLPRAEEGLWSAEEDHLEDSLEDLGAAADDFLEPEEYVEPEGADPREAADLDTVPVSLSYEELVRRNVELFIATSQKFVQETELSQRIRDWEDTVQPLLQEQEQHVPFDIHTYGDQVVSRFPQLNEWCPFAELVAGQPAFEVCRSMLASLQLANDYTVEITQQPGLETAVDTMSLRLLTHQRAHKRFQTYTAPSMAQP; the protein is encoded by the exons ATGAACTTCATTGAGGCAGCGTTGTTGATCCAGGGCTCTGCCTGCGTCTACAGTAAGAAG GTGGAATACCTCTACTCGCTCGTCTACCAGGCCCTTGATTTCATCTCTGGAAAGAG GCGGGCCAAGCAGCTCTCTTCGGTGCAGGAGGACAGGGCCAATGGGGATGCCAGCTCTGGGGccccccaggaggcagagaatgaG TTCCTGTCGCTGGATGACTTCCCTGACTCCCGGACTAACGTGGATCTCAAGAACGATCAGGCGCCCAGC GAGGTCCTCATCCTCCCCCTCCTGCCCATGGCCCTGGTGGCCCCTGATGAAGTGGAGAAGAACAACAGTCCCCTGTACAG CCGTCAGGGTGAGGTCCTGGCCAGCCGGAAGGATTTCAGGATGAACACGTGCGTTCCCCACCCCAGAGGGGCTTTCATGTTGGAGCCAGAGGGCATGTCCCCCGTGGAGCCAGCAGGCGCTTCCATGCCAAGGACCCAGAAGG ATGCCGGGAGAACTGAGGAGCAGCCAATGGAAGTTTCCGTGTGCAGGAGCCCTGTCCCAGCACTTGGCTTCTCCCAGGACCCAG GCCCCTCTCCAGAAGGCCCGGCGCCCCTGGGCGGGGGTGAGGACGAGGATGCAGAGGAGGCAGTAGACCTTCCTGAGGCCTCGGCCCCCAAGGCCACTCTGGAGCCCGAGGAGCCCAGGAGCCCGCAGCAG AGTGCTGCCCTGCCCAGGAGGTACATGCTGCGGGAGCGAGAGGGGGCCCCAGAGCCTGCATCCTGCATGAAG GAGACTCCAGAGCCCTGGCAGAGCCTGGACCCCTTTGACTCCCTGGAGTCTAAGCCCTTCAAGAAAG GTAGGCCTTACTCTGTGCCCCCCTGTGTGGAGGAGGCTCCGGGACAGAAGCGCAAGAGGAAGAGTGCTGCCAAGCTGCAGGACTTCCACCAGTGGTACCTGGCTGCCT ATGCTGACCATGCTGACAGCCGGAGGCCTCGGCGAAAGGGTCCGTCCTTTGCAG ACATGGAGGTCCTGTACTGGACACACGTGAAGGAGCAGTTGGAAACTCTCCGGAAGCTGCAGAGGAGGGAG GTGGCCGAGCAGTGGCTGCCGAGGGCCGAGGAGGGGCTGTGGTCTGCAGAGGAGGACCACCTGGAGGATTCTCTGGAAGACCTGGGGGCAGCAG cAGATGACTTTCTAGAACCTGAGGAGTATGTGGAGCCTGAGGGAGCAGACCCCAGGGAAGCTGCTGACCTTG ACACAGTGCCGGTGTCCCTGAGCTACGAGGAGCTGGTTCGAAGGAACGTG GAGCTCTTCATCGCCACCTCCCAGAAGTTTGTCCAGGAGACAGAGCTGAGCCAGCGCATCAGGGACTGGGAGGACACAGTGCAGCCTCTGCTCCAGGAGCAG GAGCAGCATGTACCCTTTGACATCCACACCTATGGGGACCAGGTGGTCTCACGGTTCCCCCAGCTCAATGAGTGGTGTCCCTTTGCGGAGCTGGTGGCTGGCCAGCCGGCCTTCGAGGTGTGTCGTTCTATGCTGGCCTCCCTGCAGCTG GCCAATGACTACACAGTGGAGATCACCCAGCAGCCTGGGCTGGAGACGGCCGTGGACACCATGTCCCTGAGACTGCTCACACACCAGCGAGCCCACAAGCGCTTCCAGACCTACACTGCCCCCTCCATGGCCCAGCCCTGA